A region from the Pseudopipra pipra isolate bDixPip1 chromosome 8, bDixPip1.hap1, whole genome shotgun sequence genome encodes:
- the CHST15 gene encoding carbohydrate sulfotransferase 15 — protein sequence MRYCINCCIHLLPNDLHRQCFRCRGPDHNNQKCPVCKGENKIPLYTDSKQMKWLAVLEVRTDHCESWNGFFCLRKGKLCSLMFGLIVMTLVMVSYILTGAKHGLLLIPSPFHYGAFASNPSLMDNESLSDMKDHYQPSKMNISYVKDYSSIKLIIDTITSKIDFITRQRPDLEELRKQEPHMFSVIPNKFLPNSKNPCWYEEYRGNSTTDPYATNSYALYSKRFRIIFDYLRKVFWNHLYHYKGKHYRLRCLPHFYIIGQPKCGTTDLYDRLRLHPEVRFSASKEPHWWTRKRFGIIRLRDGFHDRYPVEDYLDLFDLAAHQIQSVLQSEAVRERGKMNNIIIGEASASTMWDNNAWIFFYDNSTDGEPPFLIQDFIHAFQPNAKLIIMLRDPVERLYSDYLYFASANKSAEDFHEKVAESLQLFEGCVLDYSLRACVYNNTLNNAMPVRLQVGLYVVYLLDWLTVFDKDQILVLRLEDHASNMRYTMHKVFHFLDLGPLSEKQEALITKSPASNTRRPEDRSLGPMLPTTKAILRDFYRPFNTKLAQVLFDDAFLWKRT from the exons ATGAGGTATTGTATTAATTGTTGCATACATTTATTACCAAATGACTTGCACAGACAGTGTTTCAGATGCCGTGGGCCTGATCACAATAACCAGAAGTGTCCTGTTTGCAAAGGGGAAAACAAGATCCCTTTGTACACCGACAGCAAGCAGATGAAGTGGCTCGCAGTTTTGGAAGTAAGGACTGATCACTGTGAGAGCTGGAATGGATTTTTCTGCTTGAGGAAGGGGAAGCTATGCAGCCTGATGTTTGGGTTGATTGTAATGACTCTGGTGATGGTATCCTACATACTGACTGGAGCCAAGCATGGCCTGCTGTTAATACCGTCTCCCTTCCATTACGGAGCTTTTGCAAGCAATCCAAGCTTAATGGACAATGAAAGCCTTAGTGACATGAAAGACCATTACCAGCCTTcaaaaatgaatatttcataTGTAAAGGATTACTCAAGCATTAAATTAATTATTGACACCATTACTTCAAAGATAGACTTTATCACGAGGCAGCGCCCTGATTTAGAAGAACTGAGGAAACAAGAACCACAC ATGTTTTCAGTAATTCCTAATAAATTCCTTCCAAATAGCAAGAACCCTTGTTGGTATGAAGAGTACAGAGGGAACTCAACCACAGACCCTTATGCAACAAACTCTTATGCACTGTATTCAAAGCGCTTTCGGATCATCTTTGATTACCTCAGGAAGGTATTTTGGAACCACTTGTACCATTACAAGGGCAAACACTATCGCCTGCGCTGCCTGCCCCATTTCTACATCATTGGCCAGCCCAAGTGTGGCACCACGGACCTGTACGACCGGCTCAGGCTGCACCCTGAGGTCCGGTTCTCAGCAAGCAAAGAGCCCCACTGGTGGACAAGAAAACGCTTTG gaATCATCCGTCTGAGGGATGGATTTCACGACCGCTACCCGGTGGAAGACTACCTTGATCTGTTTGACCTGGCAGCACATCAGATTCAGAGCGTGCTGCAGAGTGAGGCAGTGAGGGAGCGTGGCAAGATGAACAACATCATCATTG GGGAGGCCAGTGCCTCGACAATGTGGGACAACAACGCttggattttcttttatgaCAACAGTACTGATGGAGAACCTCCCTTCTTAATCCAGGATTTTATTCATGCCTTCCAACCGAATGCCAAACTTATCATCATGCTGAGAGACCCTGTTGAAAG GTTGTACTCCGATTATCTGTACTTTGCCAGTGCCAATAAATCCGCGGAAGATTTCCATGAAAAAGTGGCAGAATCCCTGCAGCTGTTTGAGGGTTGTGTGCTGGACTACTCACTGCGAGCCTGTGTCTACAACAACACCCTGAACAATGCCATGCCT GTAAGGTTACAGGTCGGGCTCTATGTTGTGTATCTTTTGGACTGGCTGACAGTTTTTGACAAAGATCAAATCCTCGTTCTTCGCTTGGAGGACCATGCATCAAACATGAGATACACCATGCACAAGGTGTTCCACTTCCTGGATCTGG GACCTCTAAGTGAGAAACAAGAAGCTCTGATTACCAAGAGTCCTGCATCAAACACCAGACGACCTGAAGACAGAAGCCTGGGGCCGATGCTACCAACCACAAAGGCAATTTTAAGGGATTTCTACAGGCCTTTTAATACAAAACTGGCACAAGTTCTTTTTGATGATGCTTTTTTATGGAAGAGgacataa